Genomic DNA from Candidatus Binataceae bacterium:
GGCAGGTCTAGATCCTGGGCGGCCGCCCAGAAGGGATCGTACAGGGCTTTCGAATACGGCCGGTCCTCGGGTGGCGCGCCCCAGATCATCGCGCCGCGCAAACCAATCTTGGCGCAGCGTTGAAGTTCCCTCACTCCAGCCTCGATGTCCTCCAAGGGGATCAGCGCGATCGGATAGAGTCGCTTGGGGGCATGGGAGGCGTACTCGGCCAGCCAGTTGTTGAAGACGGAAAAGCACGCATGTTGCAGTTCGGCATCGTCGAGCGCAAAAAGCGGCATCCCAAGCGTGGTATAGAGCACCTCGGCCGCGACCCCGTCGATATCCTGATCCTTGAGCCGCTCAACCGGATCCCATCCGCTAGGACGCGCAGCTTCGTAGCCTTTCCTAAGATGCTCCTTGAGTTCGGCGCCGCTCTTGCCGATACCAAAGCCGGCCGCCACAGGAAATGGATGGATTCCCGGGGCGACAAACCGGTAGCTGCCATCTTCCTGTTGCACGACCCTGGGCGCCCGATCCTGGAATTTGCGATCCAGGCGTTCGGTCCACAAAGTGGCGGGTTCCATTACGTGGGAATCAGCGGACACGACATGGGTAGCCATTTCTGAGTCCTCCCTCAGGAGTTTGCGGTGACCGGAGCGGATTCAAATCTAAAGAGTTTGTTATTGCGCGGCCCGTTGTTTTACGTCCTTCGCCGGGAAAGCATCGCCGTTGACCGTTATCGGCGCAGGATTCAGCTCCAGACCGAATCGAAGCCGCTTTCGTCTGCGAATCGCGCGAGGTTCAGCTCTTCGTTGAATAGGTCGCGATCCGGCCGAACCGGATCCCTAGACACCGCCGCGCCGCGTTCTTCGGCTTCGTAGCGCTGCCAGTCACCATAGTTCTGATTGAAGATTGCTACTCCGACGCGCACCGCCGTTTCTCCTAAGGCGAACTCGTGCTCGACTTTTTACCTTTCACCTGATGGTCTTGGATCGTCGCCCCTCGTTCGCGCCGCAGCGACCAGGCCTTGCAAATACGAATCAAAGGCTTTGCTCAAGAATCCCTTGGCATCGAGTCCAGTCGTGTGTGCGAGATGGTCGGGATCGCGAGCGACCATAAATGCACCGTTGATGGTCGACCAGATCGCAACCGATACACCGATCGGCCCCAAGGGATCACTTATCAGACCCTTAGTGAAGGCCCGCTCGACGCTGCCGCTGAACACTCGGAAGAGTTGCTTGCTACGTGCACTGCCGCGGTCGAAAGCCCTAAGTTCTGAAGCACGCCTCAATCGCTTTCTGATGTCGGAATATCGCACTGGTTCGCTGATCAGAACCGGCTCGCCGTATTCATGGAGATATTCGATGTAGACCGATCCAAGGGCACGAATTTCTTCGAGGGGTTCTAGCCCGCGAGACTTCACTCGCCGCTGGCCTTCGCTTAGTCGCTTGCCGAATTCGGCGCGCAGGCTCAGGTACACTTCGTCGCGCGATGCGAAATGGATGTAGATGGTTCCGACCGCGACACCAGCCTCGCGTGCGATCATTTCCATCGTCGCATTTTCCACTCCGCGGCGGATAAAAACTCGCGACGCTGCATCCATAATGCGCTGCGCCCGCGCTTCGCTTTCCTCACGCCGTTGCTCAGTGATTTGAATTGAGGCCTTTAATCTTCTCCGCCGCTGTGAATATAAATTCATGAATTTCTGTTCAGGCTCTATTCTGGTTCATCGACAAAGTCAAATGGTAAAGTTTGAGGGCGGTGAATGACCGACGCGGGGGAAGGTACTGGAGAAGCCCGGTTTTACACTGAGACACGTGAGCTGGTCCATCGCTCGGGGGGCGAGAAACGCCTTGCGCGAGAAGGACTCTGTGAGGACGCTCCATTCGGCTCCTCAGTATACCCGTTCGAAGAAATCGTTGTGCGCGGTGTCAGTGGTTGAGAGCGATGCCGCCGACTGTCTTGCGACCGGTAATGAGGGTTTCTATCGTGCCATCAGGACTGCGGCGAAAGACCCTGCCACCGCGTGCGTCGCTGTAGTAAAGACGGGTGCGTTCGTCAATT
This window encodes:
- a CDS encoding helix-turn-helix domain-containing protein, producing MDAASRVFIRRGVENATMEMIAREAGVAVGTIYIHFASRDEVYLSLRAEFGKRLSEGQRRVKSRGLEPLEEIRALGSVYIEYLHEYGEPVLISEPVRYSDIRKRLRRASELRAFDRGSARSKQLFRVFSGSVERAFTKGLISDPLGPIGVSVAIWSTINGAFMVARDPDHLAHTTGLDAKGFLSKAFDSYLQGLVAAARTRGDDPRPSGER
- a CDS encoding amidohydrolase family protein; this translates as MATHVVSADSHVMEPATLWTERLDRKFQDRAPRVVQQEDGSYRFVAPGIHPFPVAAGFGIGKSGAELKEHLRKGYEAARPSGWDPVERLKDQDIDGVAAEVLYTTLGMPLFALDDAELQHACFSVFNNWLAEYASHAPKRLYPIALIPLEDIEAGVRELQRCAKIGLRGAMIWGAPPEDRPYSKALYDPFWAAAQDLDLPISLHIITQRKQREIKFKFDRSKEEEAGDAKAGAAKEDGATASPFPAIDPIFEIQQSIRSLIYGGALERFPKLKIVSAENDAGWVAHYLHRLDHGHEKLYGKQPGGRLKKMPSEYLREHLWATFQDDPVAPLTCSYFGEDHFMWASDFPHTDSTWPHSQEVIARDFANVSDTVRRKILSENVIKLYRMDLN